CAATAAACACTCGCCTTAGCCCAGATGAGATTAAATACATACTCGATCATTCAGGGGCTCGCTTCCTCTTTTTTGATGAAGAACTAAACAAGCTTGTTGGAAAGATTGATCATAATCGTATAAGAGTGGTACAGGTTGAGAATTCTGGAGAACCAGATGACCCTTATGAAAAATTCATCTCAAAAGGCTCTCCGGAACCTTTTCAAGACATGATAGAGGATGAAGAAGAGTCAATATCTATTAACTATACATCGGGCACAACTGGTAGACCTAAGGGTGTTATTTATACCCACAGGGGCGCGTATCTAAACTCCCTCGGTGAGGTAATTGAGACAGGTATGAATGCGGACAGCGTATTTTTGTGGACATTGCCGATGTTTCATTGTAATGGTTGGTGCTTTACGTGGGCTGTTACGGCAGTGGGAGGCAAGCATGTTTGTTTGAGAAAGGTAGACCCAGGCCTTATTTGGGATCTTATCAATGAAGAAGCTGTGACACATATTAACGGGGCCCCTACAGTCTTTACGATGTTATTGAACAATCCTAAGGCTAAGAGACTAGAGAGGGCTTTGACGGCTACGATTGCTGCTGCTCCCCCCTCTCCAACGCTTTTTAAGCAGCTGAGATCCTTCAACTTTCGACCTATCCATGTGTATGGATTGACCGAGACCTATGGACCCATCTCTGTTTGCTCATGGCAGAAGAATTGGGATGACCTTTCCATCGAAGAGCAAGGTAGTCTTCAGTCCCGACAGGGTCAGGGATATGTTACAGCCGACCTCTTGCGGGTTGTAGACAGTGAAAATAATGATGTATCGAGAGATGGCAACACCATTGGGGAGGCTGTTATGCGTGGCAATAATGTAATGAAGGGGTATTATAATGACCTCAGATCGACCAAAGAGGCTTTTCAAGGGGGTTATTTTCATTCTGGCGATCTTGGGGTGTGGCATCAAGACGGTTACATCGAACTCCGGGATCGCAAAAAGGATATCATTGTCTCCGGCGGTGAAAATATCTCTACGATCGAGGTTGAGCAGACTATAATAAAGCACCCCGCAGTTTTGGAGTGCGCCGTGATTGCAATACCAGACGAGAAATGGGGAGAACGTCCCAAAGCCTTTGTTACGCTTAAGGAATCTCTTTCTATAGTAGAAGAAGAGTTGATAGCGTTTTGTCGAAACAATCTAGCCCACTTCAAGTGCCCTGACAAGGTTGAGTTCTGCGAGCTTCCTAAGACTTCTACAGGTAAGGTTCAGAAATACCTGTTGCGAGAAAAGGAATGGAAAGACAAACAG
Above is a genomic segment from Thermodesulfobacteriota bacterium containing:
- a CDS encoding acyl--CoA ligase family protein; amino-acid sequence: MKNGKVYRSELTPLSFLRRSAFVYPKKIAVVYGKRRYTYRELGERVNRFASSLITSGLKKHERVAFLLPNTPALLEAHFAVPAARGVIVAINTRLSPDEIKYILDHSGARFLFFDEELNKLVGKIDHNRIRVVQVENSGEPDDPYEKFISKGSPEPFQDMIEDEEESISINYTSGTTGRPKGVIYTHRGAYLNSLGEVIETGMNADSVFLWTLPMFHCNGWCFTWAVTAVGGKHVCLRKVDPGLIWDLINEEAVTHINGAPTVFTMLLNNPKAKRLERALTATIAAAPPSPTLFKQLRSFNFRPIHVYGLTETYGPISVCSWQKNWDDLSIEEQGSLQSRQGQGYVTADLLRVVDSENNDVSRDGNTIGEAVMRGNNVMKGYYNDLRSTKEAFQGGYFHSGDLGVWHQDGYIELRDRKKDIIVSGGENISTIEVEQTIIKHPAVLECAVIAIPDEKWGERPKAFVTLKESLSIVEEELIAFCRNNLAHFKCPDKVEFCELPKTSTGKVQKYLLREKEWKDKQKGIN